Proteins encoded within one genomic window of Triticum aestivum cultivar Chinese Spring chromosome 2D, IWGSC CS RefSeq v2.1, whole genome shotgun sequence:
- the LOC123054522 gene encoding atrophin-1, with product MDRGRSAAVHGGAGGRCSAGPPGPRGGETPTAIKASGRAPSAHPVGRSPSLPPYRLFPSAEKLPCSLRLLRLSSSPASAPSALGNWMASPKTPTQSTGAQEEAAARQSLIGISQSTPAAGEALSVKSPNGRMEHGQDDSGAADKSRSMLMSISNQSPEARQATPCPHSNAA from the exons ATGGACCGGGGGCGATCCGCAGCCGTCCACGGAGGAGCGGGCGGCCGATGCAGCGCCGGTCCACCGGGCCCTCGTGGGGGAGAAACGCCCACGGCTATAAAGGCAAGCGGCCGCGCCCCGTCAGCTCATCCGGTTGGTCGGTCTCCTTCCCTCCCTCCCTATCGTCTGTTTCCTTCGGCCGAAAAGCTCCCCTGTTCCCTGCGCCTCCTCCGCCTCTCCTCGTCCCCGGCCTCCGCTCCGTCTG CTCTCGGTAATTGGATGGCCTCGCCTAAGACGCCGACACAGTCCACCGGCGCCCAGGAGGAGGCCGCGGCCCGCCAGTCGCTCATCGGGATCTCCCAGTCCACCCCGGCGGCGGGAGAAGCCCTGAGCGTCAAGTCACCGAACGGACGCATGGAACACGGGCAGGACGACAGCGGGGCGGCCGACAAGTCCAGGTCGATGCTCATGTCCATCTCCAACCAGTCGCCGGAGGCGCGCCAAGCCACGCCGTGCCCGCACAGCAACGCCGCTTGA